In one window of Photorhabdus laumondii subsp. laumondii DNA:
- a CDS encoding terminase small subunit encodes MAKNTDWEGIERDYRSGFLSIREIAKKYGISDAAIRKRAKTEEWVRTIVDSTQCEPDANQAESQVASNTSNILESEKFAESSQGTAGILKPQYEQFAQNIAAGMPMKEAAICAGYSPARADSQSSILIRRPEIKARIRELRNEAALLVSFNAGHLAELSFRAGKEALADKKFGQVAPNIKNAAQLTGIDMSSNKTEVNVDLAGLSYGKVCIVTPANCPADVWASHMEKLREGKQVAQSS; translated from the coding sequence ATGGCAAAAAATACTGACTGGGAGGGAATAGAGCGTGATTACCGTTCCGGCTTTCTCTCAATCAGGGAGATTGCCAAAAAGTACGGTATTAGTGATGCCGCAATCCGCAAGAGGGCAAAGACTGAGGAATGGGTTCGCACTATTGTTGACAGTACGCAGTGCGAACCTGATGCGAACCAAGCGGAAAGTCAGGTAGCAAGTAACACCAGTAATATCTTGGAGTCTGAAAAGTTCGCAGAGAGTTCGCAAGGAACCGCAGGGATTCTAAAGCCGCAATACGAACAGTTTGCTCAAAACATAGCGGCGGGTATGCCGATGAAAGAGGCGGCAATTTGTGCGGGTTACTCTCCAGCCCGTGCTGATTCTCAATCATCCATATTGATACGCAGACCGGAAATAAAAGCCCGCATTCGAGAACTGAGAAACGAAGCGGCGTTGCTTGTTTCATTCAATGCTGGACACCTGGCTGAATTGTCGTTTCGTGCTGGGAAGGAAGCGTTAGCAGATAAGAAGTTCGGACAGGTTGCGCCGAACATTAAGAACGCTGCGCAACTTACCGGTATCGACATGAGCAGCAATAAAACTGAGGTCAATGTTGATCTCGCTGGCCTGAGTTATGGCAAAGTCTGTATTGTCACTCCCGCCAATTGTCCTGCTGATGTCTGGGCTTCTCACATGGAGAAATTGCGCGAGGGAA
- a CDS encoding IS5 family transposase (programmed frameshift), with amino-acid sequence MARYDLPDEAWELLLPLLPPEHSQRAGHPYVEHRRVINGMFWILCSGAPWRDLPERYGSWKTVYNRFNRWAKSGLINLIFNKLLSILDEQGLVDWSAISLDGSNIRAAHCAAGGQKKHPDVTENHGLGRSQGGYGSKIHLAVDGKGYPLNVVLSAGQCHESQYAVRLLDGLGIQRKNGFMKRRSKAVIADKGYASHALRNRLKSQGIKVIIPYKSNEKARSDGRVKFDHETYRRRNVVERCFGRLKEHRRIATRYEKTARNYIAMVKLGCIRLFLKAII; translated from the exons ATGGCTCGTTACGACCTTCCTGATGAAGCATGGGAGTTACTGCTCCCCTTATTGCCCCCTGAACATTCTCAACGGGCGGGACATCCTTATGTTGAACACCGCCGGGTTATCAACGGCATGTTTTGGATACTCTGTTCCGGTGCCCCCTGGCGGGATTTACCCGAACGTTATGGTTCCTGGAAAACCGTCTATAATCGCTTTAATCGGTGGGCAAAATCGGGGCTCATTAACCTCATTTTCAATAAGTTATTGTCAATACTGGATGAACAAGGTTTAGTTGATTGGTCAGCTATATCTCTGGATGGCAGTAACATTCGTGCGGCACATTGTGCGGCGGGCG GCCAAAAAAAACATCCCGATGTCACCGAAAATCATGGCCTGGGTCGCTCTCAGGGTGGTTATGGCTCCAAAATCCATCTGGCGGTCGATGGAAAAGGCTATCCACTGAATGTGGTACTCAGTGCAGGTCAATGTCATGAAAGTCAATATGCAGTGCGCCTGCTGGATGGTCTGGGTATTCAGCGTAAAAACGGTTTTATGAAACGTCGTTCAAAAGCGGTGATTGCTGATAAAGGTTATGCCAGCCACGCATTACGTAACCGGTTAAAAAGTCAGGGAATAAAAGTGATAATTCCCTATAAATCAAATGAAAAAGCGCGGTCAGATGGACGGGTTAAATTCGACCATGAAACGTATCGAAGAAGAAATGTTGTAGAAAGATGTTTTGGTCGACTCAAAGAGCATCGTCGCATCGCCACCCGTTATGAAAAGACAGCAAGAAATTATATCGCTATGGTGAAATTAGGTTGTATCCGCTTATTTCTTAAGGCCATAATTTAA
- a CDS encoding Kiwa anti-phage protein KwaB-like domain-containing protein, with protein sequence MELFAITDTSKIVRIVTDSETQKSVNALFKKQKEYFENNYTTSVEFSGGYITSPVEYFCIDNFDDVIGVLDAIQTPTSIQEWSPQEISIFNIKALFSGEITSSETEDNIKAYLQCFDKRQIIDNKKTLFHSILQDKNTFKLSDSDGLIIDNKLTAILEGNKLKFKSFHMLRRIFDVDGYFKEATDDDLREFSNHDHFHISNNFDLTSLADTVIRKKVSLINKSRVLENYTVDALLAAANENGVVFDLDIHEDNGKRKIAMPQEKKHIKRLLCFLDEDYFTSQITQTLYRTNSKKKVNQS encoded by the coding sequence ATGGAATTATTTGCTATAACCGACACTAGTAAAATTGTGAGAATTGTCACAGACTCAGAGACGCAAAAATCTGTAAACGCCTTGTTTAAAAAACAAAAAGAATATTTTGAAAATAATTATACGACATCTGTAGAATTTAGTGGTGGTTATATTACCAGTCCTGTGGAGTATTTTTGTATTGATAATTTTGATGATGTTATAGGTGTTCTTGATGCAATTCAGACGCCTACCTCCATTCAAGAGTGGAGTCCGCAGGAGATATCTATTTTTAATATAAAGGCTCTGTTTTCTGGTGAAATTACTTCATCTGAAACAGAAGATAATATAAAAGCTTATCTTCAATGTTTTGATAAAAGACAAATAATAGATAATAAAAAAACATTGTTTCATAGTATACTTCAAGACAAAAATACCTTTAAGCTATCTGATTCTGATGGTTTGATTATCGATAATAAGCTAACCGCAATACTTGAGGGTAATAAATTAAAATTTAAAAGTTTTCATATGTTGAGGCGAATATTCGATGTTGATGGGTATTTTAAAGAGGCCACTGATGATGATTTAAGAGAGTTTTCTAATCATGATCATTTCCATATTTCAAATAATTTTGACCTTACAAGTCTTGCTGATACGGTAATAAGAAAGAAAGTATCATTAATAAATAAATCAAGAGTCTTAGAGAATTATACTGTGGATGCTTTATTAGCAGCAGCTAATGAAAATGGAGTGGTTTTTGATTTAGATATACACGAAGATAATGGCAAAAGGAAAATTGCAATGCCACAAGAGAAAAAACACATTAAGAGGCTATTGTGTTTTCTGGATGAAGATTATTTTACCTCGCAGATTACTCAAACATTATACAGGACAAACTCTAAGAAAAAGGTTAATCAATCTTAA
- a CDS encoding lysis protein, producing the protein MKFSFHYYTILALILISLTAYYYHFELQKEQHITKQRQSEIQQLTDALDYQNSHITMLRELDVKHTQELANAKSEIDALRSDVAAGRRKLRIAATCSQSEAGSPSGMVNAASSRLEDPAIRDYFTLTERVTMMQAQLEGLQDYVRTQCR; encoded by the coding sequence ATGAAATTTAGCTTTCATTACTACACTATACTAGCGTTGATCCTTATTTCATTGACAGCGTATTACTATCACTTTGAGTTACAGAAAGAGCAGCATATTACAAAACAGCGGCAATCAGAAATCCAACAGCTTACGGATGCGCTTGATTATCAAAACTCACATATCACTATGCTGCGCGAGCTTGATGTGAAACACACTCAGGAACTTGCTAATGCCAAATCTGAAATTGATGCTCTTCGCAGTGATGTTGCCGCTGGTCGTCGCAAGTTGCGCATCGCGGCAACCTGTAGTCAAAGTGAAGCAGGTTCCCCCTCCGGCATGGTTAATGCAGCCAGCTCCAGATTGGAAGACCCCGCTATCAGGGATTATTTCACTCTCACCGAAAGGGTAACAATGATGCAGGCACAATTAGAGGGCTTGCAAGACTATGTTAGAACCCAGTGCCGATAA
- a CDS encoding lysozyme, whose protein sequence is MTKTSKLSAAVIGLVLSGAGATAILSQFLDEKEGNRLSAYQDAGGVWTICRGVTRIDGTPARQGMRLMPNQCRDLNAQEAKQAIAWVKRNVRVPLTEPQIAGIASFCPYNIGPSKCFSSTFYRKLNAGDKKGACAEIKRWVFDNGRDCRQTKGQANGCYGQVERRAQESELTCWGLDE, encoded by the coding sequence ATGACAAAGACCAGTAAGTTAAGTGCTGCGGTTATCGGTCTGGTTCTTTCTGGTGCAGGTGCCACGGCGATATTGTCTCAGTTCTTGGACGAGAAAGAGGGTAACCGGCTATCAGCGTATCAAGATGCGGGGGGAGTCTGGACAATCTGCCGAGGTGTTACTCGGATTGATGGAACTCCCGCTCGTCAGGGGATGAGGTTAATGCCGAATCAGTGCCGTGACCTCAATGCACAAGAAGCAAAGCAGGCTATTGCATGGGTAAAACGCAATGTGCGGGTGCCATTAACTGAACCTCAGATAGCAGGTATTGCCAGCTTTTGCCCATATAACATTGGCCCATCGAAATGCTTCTCTTCCACATTCTATAGAAAGCTGAATGCCGGAGATAAGAAAGGCGCTTGTGCTGAGATAAAACGTTGGGTATTTGATAATGGTCGAGACTGTCGACAGACCAAAGGGCAGGCAAACGGCTGTTATGGTCAAGTTGAGCGACGTGCCCAGGAATCGGAATTAACTTGCTGGGGGCTGGATGAATAG
- a CDS encoding phage holin family protein, with protein sequence MRMDKYTSPTAYTWGTFTAMLGALSLNDWAIIIGIICTVGTFGVNWYYKHRELSRNDKDQ encoded by the coding sequence ATGCGTATGGACAAATACACCAGCCCCACTGCATACACTTGGGGCACATTTACAGCAATGCTTGGTGCTCTGTCGCTGAACGACTGGGCCATCATTATTGGCATTATCTGCACTGTTGGCACCTTTGGGGTCAACTGGTACTACAAGCATCGGGAGCTTAGCCGCAATGACAAAGACCAGTAA
- a CDS encoding YjaA family stress response protein — MSLIYIRLYINKIVVRNVSTGKEVSGTPDTPFTTSRLLLGQMIPAMFLLKKLIKKVRKNTWYNFFLSNHHVIIQPMEMNEGGHSQVEFRAYIDLAKSITSSQKVNLCSPRSQPLSDNEIRQILSSNSLFRHNN; from the coding sequence ATGAGCTTAATTTACATACGACTATATATTAATAAAATTGTTGTTCGCAACGTCAGCACTGGTAAAGAAGTCTCTGGTACCCCCGACACTCCCTTTACCACATCTCGTTTATTACTAGGGCAAATGATACCTGCAATGTTTTTGCTTAAAAAATTAATAAAGAAAGTGAGAAAAAATACTTGGTATAACTTTTTTTTGTCAAACCATCATGTGATTATTCAGCCGATGGAAATGAATGAAGGTGGACACAGCCAAGTTGAATTTAGAGCTTATATAGATCTCGCTAAGAGCATTACTTCAAGTCAAAAAGTTAATCTCTGTTCACCGAGATCACAACCACTTTCTGACAATGAAATCCGTCAAATACTATCCAGCAATTCACTATTTCGCCATAATAACTAA
- a CDS encoding helix-turn-helix domain-containing protein, giving the protein MVSIYSDEYQIVIKALREARIAKGVTQENLAQALDRPQSFIAKVENGERRLDVVEFVHIAHLLSLEPSVLIKRIPRKYSSIC; this is encoded by the coding sequence ATGGTTTCAATTTACTCTGATGAATATCAAATAGTTATCAAAGCACTCCGTGAGGCTCGTATAGCAAAGGGGGTCACGCAAGAGAATTTAGCTCAAGCGCTAGATCGCCCTCAATCGTTTATTGCGAAAGTTGAGAATGGTGAAAGAAGATTGGATGTTGTGGAATTTGTTCATATAGCACATTTGTTATCATTAGAACCAAGTGTTCTCATAAAAAGAATCCCAAGAAAATATTCCTCGATATGCTGA
- a CDS encoding helix-turn-helix domain-containing protein, translated as MASIYSYEYQLVINTLRKARIEKGITQKSLAQALDRPQSFIAKIENGERRLDVVEFVHIAHLLSVDYVLILEKILFKKQPKKLK; from the coding sequence ATGGCATCGATTTATTCATATGAATATCAATTGGTTATAAACACTCTTCGTAAAGCTAGGATAGAAAAAGGTATTACTCAAAAAAGCTTGGCTCAAGCCTTAGATCGACCTCAATCATTTATTGCTAAAATTGAAAATGGTGAAAGAAGGTTGGATGTGGTTGAATTTGTGCATATAGCACACTTGCTATCTGTCGATTATGTGCTAATTTTAGAAAAAATTTTGTTCAAAAAACAACCTAAAAAGTTAAAATGA
- a CDS encoding helix-turn-helix domain-containing protein → MNKKDWHTADIIAALRKLGTTLAAVSRKEGLSSSTLANALSRPWPKGEWIIANNLGVHPSEIWPSRYFDENGQPIERVIRSNSSR, encoded by the coding sequence ATGAATAAAAAAGATTGGCATACCGCCGACATTATCGCTGCCTTACGTAAGCTCGGCACTACCTTAGCAGCGGTATCACGTAAGGAGGGACTTAGCTCATCTACATTAGCTAATGCTCTATCACGACCTTGGCCTAAAGGAGAGTGGATTATTGCGAACAATCTCGGAGTACATCCCTCAGAAATTTGGCCAAGCCGATATTTTGACGAGAATGGACAACCTATTGAACGAGTTATCCGAAGTAATTCCTCTAGGTGA
- a CDS encoding tail fiber assembly protein, with protein sequence MVYFSRKEGAFYSDAHEECVEITAEKHNELLDGQSRGFAIVSDKEGYPILTKQAPTVYHKWDNEKWIISESDKIKLRREQQQQAEQKKQQLMFTVSKQIAPLQDAVDLGMASDEENSRLTALKKYRVLLNRVDASLATDIYWPEKPRVIE encoded by the coding sequence ATGGTTTATTTCTCCAGAAAAGAAGGCGCTTTTTATAGTGACGCTCATGAAGAATGTGTTGAAATAACCGCAGAAAAACACAATGAATTACTTGACGGTCAATCACGCGGCTTTGCTATCGTTAGTGATAAAGAGGGTTATCCAATTCTTACAAAACAAGCACCGACTGTTTATCACAAATGGGATAATGAAAAGTGGATAATATCAGAGAGTGATAAAATAAAGCTTAGACGGGAACAGCAGCAGCAAGCAGAACAGAAGAAACAGCAACTTATGTTCACTGTAAGTAAACAGATAGCTCCATTACAAGATGCTGTAGATTTGGGGATGGCGAGTGATGAGGAAAATTCTCGGTTGACCGCTTTGAAAAAATATAGAGTATTGCTGAACCGTGTTGATGCTAGCTTAGCGACAGATATTTATTGGCCTGAAAAACCCAGAGTAATAGAATAA
- a CDS encoding gp53-like domain-containing protein, which translates to MANLPETPQWSEGVYQIETSDPVLGGPDGISNRQAKQLVNRTNYLKQKLEQNGNELREHSEVQDPHTQYAPKDSPIFTGTPTAPTPAKNANNTQIATTAFVQSLTDTANQSAVAANNNANSRVPSIRKVNGKALSSDISLNAGDVGSYAKSESDNTFLRISSDKTATVGSLLIDSKTPFPKLRFKSKDGYILGINGSEGKLLHIYSDDPKNQRRYNILTPERSGTLALQNEAIKSENGWWQCGDTGIIIQWVKVPSGQQSWIKVNYPISFKNKFFGYIASMSSINTSTGHTLVRNATLSTFEYQAGTPNNNENPGKVVHILFWGV; encoded by the coding sequence ATGGCTAATTTGCCGGAAACCCCACAGTGGTCAGAGGGCGTGTATCAAATAGAAACCTCAGACCCCGTGTTAGGTGGGCCTGATGGTATTTCCAATCGGCAGGCTAAACAGTTGGTCAACCGCACAAACTATCTTAAACAGAAACTAGAACAAAATGGGAATGAGTTGAGGGAACATTCTGAGGTGCAAGATCCGCATACTCAGTATGCACCGAAAGACAGTCCCATTTTCACAGGAACACCAACCGCCCCCACACCGGCTAAAAACGCTAATAATACTCAGATTGCAACAACAGCATTTGTGCAATCACTGACGGATACGGCGAATCAAAGTGCTGTAGCTGCAAATAACAACGCTAATAGCCGAGTACCATCCATTCGTAAAGTAAATGGAAAAGCGTTGTCATCTGATATTTCATTGAATGCCGGGGATGTGGGAAGTTATGCTAAATCTGAGAGCGATAATACTTTCTTGCGTATTTCTAGCGATAAAACTGCAACCGTTGGTAGTTTATTGATTGATAGTAAAACTCCTTTTCCTAAATTGCGTTTCAAATCGAAAGATGGATATATATTGGGAATTAACGGTTCTGAAGGGAAATTATTGCATATCTATTCTGACGATCCTAAGAATCAGCGGCGTTACAATATATTAACGCCTGAGAGAAGTGGTACTCTTGCATTACAAAATGAAGCCATAAAATCCGAAAATGGCTGGTGGCAATGTGGAGATACGGGGATTATTATTCAATGGGTTAAAGTTCCATCAGGTCAGCAATCATGGATAAAGGTAAATTATCCAATTTCTTTTAAAAATAAGTTTTTTGGCTATATTGCAAGCATGTCGAGTATCAATACATCAACGGGTCACACATTAGTACGTAATGCAACGTTATCGACGTTTGAATATCAAGCTGGCACTCCCAACAACAATGAGAATCCAGGCAAAGTTGTTCATATATTATTTTGGGGGGTATAA
- a CDS encoding phage tail protein I, with product MVKLHLPPPLEADISMRALGQLASRFDDIDLTQLMVYLIDTADRSTLHWLANQFSLFGDGWELVESDNARRTLIKSAIELHRYKGTPWSIREIIRRFGFGEVDLIEGTGQINYDGHASHNGNYVHGDSTSWAVYRVILQQPITNDQASLLRTTLAAFAPARCHLASLEYQSVSIRYNNTVSYDGSYNYGSS from the coding sequence ATGGTTAAGTTACATCTACCACCTCCACTAGAAGCTGATATCAGTATGCGTGCATTAGGTCAGTTGGCCTCTCGTTTTGATGATATCGATTTAACCCAATTAATGGTTTATCTCATTGATACTGCCGATAGAAGCACGCTGCATTGGCTGGCAAATCAATTCTCCCTATTTGGCGATGGCTGGGAGCTTGTCGAATCAGACAATGCTCGCCGCACGTTAATCAAATCAGCTATAGAATTGCATCGATATAAAGGCACACCGTGGTCAATTCGTGAAATTATCCGTCGTTTTGGGTTTGGTGAAGTTGATTTAATTGAAGGCACTGGTCAAATCAATTATGACGGACATGCCAGCCATAACGGTAATTATGTTCATGGAGATTCAACATCCTGGGCAGTTTATCGCGTCATACTTCAGCAACCTATCACTAATGATCAAGCCTCGCTACTGCGTACCACACTGGCAGCGTTTGCGCCTGCACGCTGCCACCTTGCCAGTTTGGAATATCAGTCTGTATCAATTCGTTACAACAATACTGTCAGTTATGACGGTAGTTACAATTATGGGAGCAGTTAA
- a CDS encoding baseplate assembly protein has protein sequence MALTEPDFIERDVEKITTEMIAKYEADVGKTLYPAQAERLLINLFAYREALTRMQVQEAAKQNLVEFARAPILDYLGELVGVYRLSAQPAQTILQFSVDEALEQDVLIPVGTRVNASDSIIFATNTDAVLKAGTRFVNVTATCTDTGLSGNSWQPAQISTLLDEIDDIDPQVTNTIVSSGGSAEESDERLRVRIKMAPESFTNAGSRQAYRFHAMRAHPNIVDVAVMSPIPGVVELFPLLATGLPDESILTLVKSFCSDEKIRPLTDIVHAKPPVKVDYTIKAKLTLYSGVNAPGIQSAAEQAIQTWVAERATTLGKDIVPSQIISTLSVSGVYQVVLESPTFQIVDENEWANCIGITVVVTGVADG, from the coding sequence ATGGCGCTGACAGAACCTGATTTTATCGAGCGTGATGTAGAAAAAATCACAACCGAAATGATCGCAAAATATGAAGCTGATGTAGGTAAGACTTTGTACCCAGCACAGGCAGAACGCCTGCTGATCAATTTATTTGCATATCGTGAAGCACTAACCAGAATGCAAGTTCAGGAAGCCGCCAAGCAGAATTTGGTCGAGTTTGCCCGTGCGCCCATTTTGGACTACTTAGGGGAATTGGTCGGAGTATATCGGCTATCCGCCCAACCGGCGCAGACAATATTGCAATTTAGTGTTGATGAAGCATTAGAGCAAGATGTACTCATTCCAGTTGGAACTCGTGTTAATGCATCGGACAGTATTATTTTTGCTACTAATACAGATGCTGTTCTGAAAGCCGGCACACGGTTCGTTAATGTCACAGCTACTTGTACAGATACTGGATTATCAGGGAATAGCTGGCAACCAGCACAAATTAGTACATTGTTGGATGAAATCGACGACATTGACCCGCAAGTGACCAACACAATAGTGAGCAGTGGTGGTTCGGCAGAGGAAAGTGACGAGAGGCTACGTGTACGAATCAAAATGGCCCCTGAATCGTTTACTAATGCGGGCAGTCGTCAGGCTTATCGTTTTCATGCCATGCGTGCCCATCCCAATATTGTTGATGTCGCAGTCATGTCTCCCATTCCGGGCGTTGTTGAACTGTTTCCACTATTAGCTACGGGATTGCCTGATGAAAGCATTTTAACGCTGGTAAAAAGCTTTTGCTCTGATGAAAAAATCCGCCCGTTGACTGACATTGTACATGCAAAACCTCCCGTGAAGGTTGATTATACCATCAAGGCGAAACTGACCTTGTACAGTGGCGTTAATGCACCTGGTATTCAATCGGCAGCAGAACAAGCCATACAAACATGGGTAGCTGAACGAGCAACAACGTTAGGAAAGGATATTGTTCCCAGTCAAATCATCTCAACATTGTCTGTTTCTGGCGTCTATCAAGTCGTTCTGGAGTCTCCCACGTTTCAGATTGTAGATGAAAATGAATGGGCGAACTGTATCGGTATCACTGTTGTGGTCACTGGAGTCGCTGATGGTTAA
- a CDS encoding GPW/gp25 family protein, producing the protein MNTNSHSVFWQPALQNSGKIACGLDDIAQAILIILRTPRGSDPHRPEFGSNLHLYIDHPIDRAIPHVVRESIDAITRWEPRCQLLSVKPTVNGEHLTLRVNWTAVDGITQSTELLWR; encoded by the coding sequence ATGAATACGAACTCACATTCTGTTTTTTGGCAACCCGCTCTCCAGAACTCAGGCAAAATTGCCTGTGGGCTGGATGATATCGCCCAAGCAATACTCATTATTCTACGTACACCACGTGGCAGTGATCCACATAGACCTGAGTTTGGCAGTAATTTACACCTTTATATTGATCACCCCATAGACCGCGCAATTCCTCACGTTGTTAGGGAGTCTATTGACGCTATTACACGTTGGGAACCTCGTTGCCAGTTGCTCTCCGTGAAACCAACTGTCAATGGAGAGCATCTAACTCTGCGTGTGAATTGGACAGCAGTTGATGGCATTACACAATCTACGGAGTTGCTATGGCGCTGA
- a CDS encoding phage baseplate assembly protein V: protein MSSVTRQVGTISAVDPATVRARVRLPECDNMRTNWLNVLQRNTQNNKDYWLPDVGEQVEVLLDANGEDGVILGAIYSSVDQPPANNKNIRGVTYADDAAFYYDRTSHTLTINGGIQHIKIAAGANVVIYAQQATIDAPETIVTGNMLVKGQLIYQNGLSGSGGNSGAATIQGNVSVNGNIHATGSIMDEGGNSNHHFHEFL from the coding sequence ATGAGCAGTGTAACTCGTCAAGTTGGTACGATTAGCGCCGTAGATCCTGCTACTGTTCGTGCCCGCGTGCGATTGCCTGAATGCGATAATATGCGTACTAACTGGCTGAATGTGTTGCAGCGCAATACCCAGAATAACAAAGACTATTGGTTGCCCGATGTTGGGGAACAGGTTGAAGTGCTATTGGATGCGAATGGTGAAGATGGTGTTATTTTAGGTGCTATCTATTCCAGTGTTGATCAACCGCCTGCTAATAATAAAAATATCCGTGGTGTAACTTATGCAGATGATGCAGCTTTTTACTATGATCGTACCTCACACACCCTGACTATTAATGGTGGCATTCAGCACATTAAGATCGCAGCGGGAGCCAATGTTGTTATTTATGCACAGCAGGCAACTATTGATGCGCCGGAAACAATCGTAACCGGAAATATGTTAGTGAAAGGTCAGTTAATCTATCAAAATGGGCTGTCGGGTTCTGGTGGTAATAGTGGTGCTGCAACCATTCAGGGCAATGTTAGCGTTAATGGCAACATCCATGCAACGGGCAGCATCATGGATGAAGGTGGTAACTCGAATCATCATTTTCATGAATTTCTTTAA
- a CDS encoding phage late control D family protein has product MAKIIDTKQTPSITGVSEVLSPTFTLRYLQKDITNDITPYVTRVSYTDNIKSESDEIEVELDDTDGLWLDKWYPGKGDTLTLKLGYFGERLLNCGSFYIDEIEVSIPPSIVSVRGVATSINTALRTKSNRGFENTTLAAIANRIAKKHQLKLIGSIEIIKIDRVTQYSETDVAFLKRLASEYGYAVKVVSEQLIFSHLATLRSQEPIKKLHPRDVAQFSLRDTINKVYKKAKVKHQKADDKKLIVYEADGTTSTSSQSNPKDKNSGKETSADTLKVNSRAANKDSAEIKAKSALDLHNEYQQNGSLSLMGAPQLTAGNKIELIEFGKLSGQWLITSAHHSFDRNSGYITELEVARGPVTSSKSKKDKKDKTQKLVVYKPDGSSDTIIEEESK; this is encoded by the coding sequence GTGGCTAAGATAATTGATACCAAGCAAACACCATCTATAACGGGTGTCTCAGAGGTTTTAAGTCCGACATTCACGTTACGATATTTGCAAAAAGATATCACAAATGACATCACTCCTTATGTCACTCGTGTCAGCTATACCGACAACATCAAAAGCGAATCCGATGAAATAGAGGTAGAGTTGGATGATACTGATGGTCTCTGGCTAGATAAATGGTATCCGGGAAAAGGTGATACGTTGACATTGAAGTTGGGCTATTTCGGAGAACGATTACTGAATTGTGGCTCATTCTATATTGATGAAATTGAAGTCAGTATCCCTCCTTCTATTGTATCTGTTCGAGGTGTAGCAACGTCTATCAATACAGCATTGCGTACCAAATCTAACCGTGGATTTGAGAATACAACTCTGGCCGCTATTGCTAACCGCATCGCTAAGAAACATCAGTTAAAGCTGATCGGCAGTATCGAAATCATCAAGATTGACAGGGTGACGCAATATTCTGAAACCGATGTGGCGTTCCTGAAACGACTGGCCAGTGAATATGGTTATGCCGTTAAAGTTGTCAGTGAACAGCTAATTTTCTCCCACTTAGCCACTTTGCGCAGCCAAGAACCCATAAAAAAATTACACCCTCGTGATGTTGCCCAATTTTCACTACGGGACACGATTAATAAAGTCTATAAAAAAGCCAAAGTGAAGCACCAAAAGGCTGATGATAAAAAGTTGATTGTCTATGAAGCTGATGGCACGACCAGTACAAGTAGTCAGTCCAATCCAAAAGATAAGAATAGCGGTAAAGAAACCAGCGCAGACACCTTAAAAGTAAACAGCCGGGCTGCTAACAAGGATAGCGCTGAAATAAAGGCTAAGTCAGCACTGGATTTACATAATGAGTACCAGCAGAACGGCTCACTTTCATTGATGGGAGCCCCTCAGTTAACCGCCGGAAATAAAATTGAGTTGATTGAATTTGGCAAGTTATCTGGACAATGGTTAATTACTTCAGCTCACCACTCTTTTGATCGTAATAGCGGATATATAACCGAACTTGAAGTTGCTCGTGGCCCTGTTACATCAAGCAAATCCAAGAAAGATAAAAAAGATAAGACTCAGAAATTGGTTGTATATAAGCCCGATGGTTCTTCCGACACGATCATCGAGGAGGAATCCAAATGA